Part of the Cupriavidus basilensis genome is shown below.
GCGGAGACGCTGCCCTTGAACTCCCGCACCACGCCGTACATCACGTCGGAAATCTCGTGCTCGGGGAAGTCGAGGTCGGTGGCGCCGGGCAGGTACACGCTGACGTGCAGGTTGCTGTCGCCCACGTGGCCGAAATTGACCGGCTCGGCATGCGGCCACACTGCCAAGAGGCGGGTGCGCAGCGTCTCGGCGAATTCGCCGATGCGGCCGATCGGCAGGCTGACGTCATAGGCCGCATTGGGCGACCACATCACCGGGAATTCGGCCACCGCATCGCGCAGTTGCCAGAAGCTCTGCGCTTCCTTGTGGCTGGATGCGACCGCCGCGTCCTGGATCAGGCCGGCTTCCATCGCGGATTCGAGCATGCTTTCAAAGACCGGCGCGTCCTGCGAGGCGTCGTTGCCCTGCAGGTCGAGCAGCACGTAGAAGGGATGGCCGGCGGGCAGCGGCGCGCGCACGCCGGGCACGCGCGTGGTCACCAGCCCGTAGAAATCCGCCCACATGACTTCAAAGGCTGACAGCCGCCCCGAGAGCTTGCGCTGCGCATGGCGCAGCAGGCGCACCACGTCATCGTAGGTTGCGAGCGCGCACAGCGCCGTTTGCGTGGCGCTGGGCAGCGGCGCCAGACGCAGCACGGCGCGGGTGATCACGCCCAGGGTGCCCTCGCTGCCGATAAACAGCTGGCGCACGTCGTAGCCGGCGTTGTTCTTTTGCATCTTGTTGAGTGACGACACCACCGTGCCATCGGCCAGCACGGCTTCCAGCCCCAGCACCTGGTCGCGCATCATGCCGTAGCGGATCACGCGGTTGCCGCCCGCGTTGGTGGCGATATTGCCGCCGATCTGGCAGCTGCCGCGCGCGCCCAGGTCCACCGCGAGCAGCCAGCCAGCCGCGCGAGCCGCCTCCTGCGCCGCCTGCAGCGTGGTGCCGGCCATCACGGTCATGGTGCCGGCCTGCGCATCGATCTCTTCCACGCCGCGCATGCGCTCCAGCGAAAGCACCAGCTCGCCGCCTTCGGGCGTGGCGGCGCCGGCCAGGCCGGTCAGCCCGCCTTGCGGCACCACGGGCTGGCGCAGCCGATGGCATAGCGCCAGCACGGCGGCCACGTCTTGCGTATTGCGCGCACGCACTACCGCCAGCGGCGGCACCGCGCCCAGCGGCGCATACCAGTCCTTGCGAAAGCGGGTCTCGATGGCGTCGCCGGTTTGCAGCCCGGGCGCGTCCAGCAGCGTGGCGAGTTCCCTGAGCAGGGCGGAGGACGGGGCGGGTTGGGGAGCGGGACTTGCCATGTGCGGTGTGTGTGAAGGAGAAGGGTGCTAATGCTATGGGAGGATGGGGATAGCGTTAAGGGCCAATCGGGCTGGCGACGATGGCACCATCGCCGCAATGGGGGGTGCCGGTGAGCTTGCCGCTTCCGCGGCGTTGTCCGCGGCGTTGTCCGTGGCCTGGAAGTCAGCATCGGTTTGGCCGGGCATCGGCACACTCAGGCCCCGCTCCAGGCCTCCCGGTTGATCCCCGCTGCCGGCGCGCGGCGCGGCGCCTGCGTGCGCGCCAGATGCTCCAGCGCGGGTTCGATCACCTCCGCCAGCTTGTGGAAGGCCGGCGCGATCTCGTCGTCCGGCACGCAGGCATACCCCAGCAGCAAGCCCTGGTTGGTCGCCCGCGCGGGGTCCGCGAAATAGCGCGACAGCGGCCGCGTCGACAGGCCCTGGGTACGCGCCGCCATGCTGATGCCGAGGTCGTCGGCGCCCGGCGGCAGGTGGATCACCATGTGCAGCCCGGCTTCATGCGTGGAGGTGGGCCAGTCCGCGCCCAGGCGCGTGGCGATGGCCTCGCGCAGCAGCCCCTGGCGCTGCGCGTAGCGCTGGCGCATGCGGCGGATATGCGTGGCGTAATGCCCCTGCTCGATAAAGTCGGCCAGCACCGCTTGCTGCACCAGCTGCCCCTCGCGGAACAGCTCCGACAGCCCGGTGGCGAAATGCGGCGCCAGCGGCTTGGGCAGCACCATGAAGCCCATGCGCAGGCCGGGGAACAGCGTCTTGGAAAACGTGCCCATGTAGATCACGCGGTCATGTTCATCCAGCCCCTGCAGCGAGGCAAGCGGGCGGCCCTCGAAGCGGAATTCGCTGTCGTAGTCGTCCTCCACGATCCACGCGCCGCGCTGGCGCGCGTATTCCAGCAGCATGCGCCGGCGCGACAAGCTCATCACCATGCCCAGCGGATACTGGTGTGACGGCGTGGCAAAGATAAAACGCGGCGGGTTCTGCAGCGTGGCCGCATCCGGGGCGAGGCCCTCGCTATCCACCGGCACGGGGATGGTTTCGATGCCGGCGCTGTTGAGCAGGCTACGGGTGCCCCAGTAGCCGGGGTCTTCCATCCAGGCCTTGTCGCCGACATCGCCCAGCAGCCGCGCGATGAGGTCGATGGCCTGGTGGATGCCGGTGGTCAGGATGATCTGCTCCGGCTCGCAGCGCACCGAGCGCACCAGCCGCAGGTGCTCGGCCATCACGCGGCGCAGCGGCAGGTAGCCACCGTTGTGCGCATACGTCAGAAGCTCGGGCTTGGGGGCGCGCCAGTGCTTGTTCAGCAACCGTGCCCAGACCGCGTGCGGAAACAACGAAACGTCGGGTACGCCGGAGACGAACGCACCCCATTGGCGATCCGACGCACCAGAATGCGACACCAGATGCTGCCCACGCCGCGAAAGCGCGAAGCGGTTCTGATTTTGCTGCGCTGCGAGCACTGGCATGGTGCCACTTCGCACCCTAACGGTGTGCAATGCACTATGGTCGGGAAAACTCTGCGACACGAAGGTGCCACTTCCGCTGGCTGCGGTGACATAGCCCTCCGCCAGCAACTGCTCAAATGCATAAAGCACGGTATTGCGGGAAACCCCTATCTCCTTCGCAAGCAGGCGCGACGCAGGCAGCTTGCTACCCGCAACCAAAGACCCAGCAAGGATTTCCTGCCGGATGATCTCGTAGAGCTGGCGGTTCATATGCGCGCCGTTTTTATCCGCAGCACCATCCGCGGGCCGCTCCAGACGCTGCAGCAGCAGCTCCGACAAAATCGTCTCTTTCAAAGTGGCCCCGCGCGAAAAGAAAAATATGGATCTATGTATGGTACCAATGATCGGCTAAGTTTCGACACATCTTGTTTCGATCGTCGTTTTTCTCAACGACGCTTTGCCGCTCAGGCCGATTCGATCCTCTCCGGGCACGTTCCAAGCGCGCGCTCCGGACAGCCAGTGGAGCCACTTATGCAACGTCCCACCGCTACGCCTTCTACGCCTTCTACGCCCGCCACCCCCGCGCTTTCCACCGATGCCATCGCCGCCGCCGTGCGCGCGCTCGAGCCGTACATGGTGCGTACGTTGTCGGAATTCGTGGCCGCACCCAGCCCCTCCGGGCAGGAACAGCCGGCCGTGGCGTTCATGGAAGGCGCGCTGCGCGAGTTGGGCCTGGAGCCGGAGCGCATCTACCTGCGCAGCGAGACGTTGAAGGACCTGCCGCTGTTCTCGCCGCCATGCTGTCCGGACGGCGGACGCTACAACCTGCTGGCCACGCATCGCCCGGCGACCAAGGGCGGCCGATCCGTGCTGTTCAACGGCCACCTGGACGTGGTGCCCACCGGCCCGGAGTCGATGTGGCGCCAGTCGCCGTATGCGCCGTTTGTCGAGGACGGCTGGCTGTTCGGCCGCGGCGCGGGCGACATGAAGGCCGGCATCATCTGCACGCTCGCTGCCTATAAGGCGCTGAAAGATCTCGGCGTGCAGCCCGCCGGCGCGGTCGGCTTCAACGCCGTGCTTGAAGAAGAGAACACCGGCAACGGCGCGCTGGCTACCGTGGCCGCGCTCGCCAGCGCGGTGGGCGCGGGCAAGCTGGCCTCGTTCGACACCGTTGTGATTCCCGAGCCGCTGGGCGAGAACCTGATGAGCGCGCAGATGGGCGTGTTCTGGATGTTCGTCGAACTCACCGGCCGCCCGGCGCATGCCGCCTACATGACCACCGGCGTGAACCCGGTGGAGGCCGGCATCGAGGTGATGGCCGACCTGCGCAAGCTCGAGGCCGAGTGGAACCTGCCGGAAAACCGCCCCGCCGTGTACCGCGACCACGCGCACCCGATCAACTTCAACCTCGGCCAGATCCAGGGCGGCGAATGGAACTCGTCGGTGCCCTGCACCTGCACGCTCGGCATTCGCATCGGCTTCTTCCCGACCATGAGCGTGACCGATGCCAAGGCGCGCGTGCAAGCCTGCGTGCGCGGCACGCTGGAGCGCCTGGCCAGCAACCTCACGCTCGATATCCGCTACGAAGGCTTTCACGCGCCGGGCTGCGAGTTCGATCTCGATGTGCCCAGCATGCAGGCGCTTGGCGAAGCCCACCGCAAGGTCAATGGCGAAGAAGTGCGGCGCGAAGCCACCACCGCCACCACCGACGCACGGCATTTCCGCCTGATGCTGGAAACGCCGGTGACCTGCTACGGCCCGCAGGCCCGCAACATCCATGGGATCGACGAGTCGGTTTCCATCCAGAGCATGGTGCGCGTTGCCACCACGCTCGCGCAGTTCATGCACGACTGGTGCGGCGTAGAGCCGGTCAGCGCTTGAAGTCCACGCAGCAACCCGTCTTCGCGTATCCGCAGATCACGATCACCACCACAGGAAACTGACCGATGAAACACCTCACCCAACACCTGAAAAAGAGCTTTGGCAAAAGCCTGGTGTCGATGGCGCTGGCAACCGCCGGCCTGACCCTGGCACCGGCACTGCTGCCCGCGGGCAGCGCGGTTGCGCAGACCGTTGGCGGCACCTTGTCCGGCATCGTGCAACCCGAGCCGCCGATCCTGATCAGCGCGATGAACTCGCAGGCGCCCACGCAATATGTCGCCGGCAAGATCTACCAGGGCCTTCTGACCTACGGCCCGGACCTCAAGCCGCGCCCGGAGCTGGCCAAGTCGTGGAAGGTGTCGCCGGACGGCCTGACCTATACCTTCGAGCTGCAGAGTGGCGTGAAGTGGCATGACGGCAAGCCCTTCACTTCGGCTGACGTGGTGTTCTCGATCGACAAGATGCTGCGCGAAGTGCACGTGCGTACGCGCGCCGTGCTGAACAAGTACATGGAATCGATCCGCGCCGTGAACGACAGCACGGTCGAGATCAAGCTCAAGGAAGCGTTCCCGCCGTTTATCTCGATGTTCGAGACCGGCACCATGCCCATGATGCCCAAGCACATCTACGACGGCACGGACTACCGCAACAACCCGGCCAACCAGAAGCCTGTCGGCACCGGCCCCTTCATGTTCAAGGAATGGAAGAAGGGCGCCTATATCAAGCTGGCCAAGAACCCCAACTACTGGAAGAAGGGCAAGCCCTACCTGGATGAACTGGTGTTCTACGTGATCCCGGACTCGGCCTCGCGCGCGGTGGCCTTCGAGAAGGGCGACGTGCAGGTGCTGCGCGGCGGCGACGTGGACAACGTGGACGTGAAGCGCCTGCGCGCGTTGCCCAATGTGGAATACACCACCAAGGGCTGGGAGCTGTTCTCGCCGATGTCGAACCTGCTGATGAACATGCGCAAGCCGCCGTTCAACAACGTCAAGGTACGCGAGGCGGTCATGCACGCGCTCAATCGCAAGATGATCGTGGACAACATCTTCTTCGGCATGGGCAAGCCGGCGGTCAGCCCGTTCGCCTCCGCCACGCTGTTCTTCGACAAGACCACACCCGTCTATGACTTCAACCTGAAGAAGGCGCGCGAGCTGATCAAGGAATCCGGCGTCAACGTGGGCCAGTACCCGGTCAAGATCCTGTCGTCATCCTATGGCGCCAACTGGGACCGGCTTGACGAGTACATGAAGCAGATGCTGGAACAGCTTGGCTTCAAGGTCAGCATCGAGTCCGCCGATGCCGGCACGTGGTCCGCCCGCGTCAGCAACTGGGACTTCGACCTGACCGCCACCTACACCTACCAGTACGGCGATCCGGCGCTGGGCGTGGAGCGGCTCTACGTGACCAAGAACATCGTCAAGGGCACGCCGTTCGCCAATGTGCAGGGCTACAGCAATCCGCAGGCCGATGAACTCTGGGCCAAGGCCAGCGTCACCATGGACCCGGCCGAGCGTCAGAAGCTCTACAGCCAGGTGCAGAAAATCCTGATGACGGAAGTGGCCGCGGGCAACCTGTTCGAGCTGGAGTTCCCCACGCTGTACCGCAAGAACGTGAAGAACCTCGTGACCACCGCCATCGGCCTGAACGAGTCGTTCGACAACGTTTCCATCGAGAAGAACTGAGTACGCTGCTACCCAGGTAACAAGTCGCCAGTCAGTTCACGCGCCGGGCCATCCGCCCGGCGCGCGCGTGGAGCATGCCGTGAATTTCCTCTCTTTCCTGCTATCCCGGCTGTGGAAGGCCCTCGTGGTCGTCCTCGGCGTGGTCATCATCAATTTCTTCCTGATCCGCATGGCGCCTGGCGACCCCGCCACCGTGCTGGCGGGTGAGGCCGGCGCGGGCGATGCTGCCTTCGTTGGCCAGTTGCGTCAGCAGTTCGGGCTGGACCAGCCGGTGCTCACGCAGCTTGGCATCTATCTCAAGGGCGTGGCCAGGCTCGATCTTGGCTACTCGTATCGCAATCACCTGCCGGTGCTCGACCTGATCCTGGACCGGCTGCCCGCCACCATCGTGCTGATGAGCGGCGCCTTTGTCTTTTCCATCGTGCTTGGCGTGTTTCTCGGCGTGATCTCGGCGCGCACGCGCTATGAGAACAAGCGGCGCTGGATCGACAGCGCGGTGATGTCCGCGGCGTTGCTGTTGTACGCCACGCCGCTGTTCTGGCTCTCGCTGATGGCCATCATCCTGTTCTCGGTGGTGCTGGGCTGGCTGCCGGCGTTTGGCATGGAAACCATCGGCGCAGGCTATACCGGCCTGGCGCGCATCCAGGATGTGGCGCTGCACATGATCCTGCCGACCATCTCGCTCGGCTGCTTCTTCATGGCGGTGTACGTGCGCCTCACGCGCGCCTCGATGCTGGAAGTCATGGGCATGGACTTCGTCAAGACCGCGCGCGCCAAGGGCGTGCCCGCTGGCCGCGTGATCCGCGTGCACGTGCTGCGCAACGCGCTGCTGCCGGTCATTACCTTTGCCGGCATCCAGCTCGGCCAGATGGCCGGCGGCGCGGTGCTGACCGAAACCGTGTTCTCGTGGCCCGGCATTGGCCGGCTGATGTTCGATGCCCTGCTGCAACGTGATTACCAGTTGCTGCTCGGCATCTTCTTCGTCACCTCGGCGCTGGTTGTGTTCTTCAACCTGGTGACCGATATCGTCTACCGCTTCATCGACCCCCGCATCTCGGTGGGCGGCAAGGGAGCCACGGCATGAAAGCCTTCGCACAACGTTATTGCCGCAATTACGGCGCCGTGATCGGCCTGGTCGTGCTGCTGCTGGTGGTCGCCGTGGCGCTGCTCGCGCCGGTGCTGTACGAGGAGTCACCCTGGCTGATGGTGGGCGATCCGCTGGTGCGTCCGTTTGCCGACGCGGCGTTTCCCTTTGGCACCGACATGCTCGGGCGCGACATCACCGCTGGCATGCTGTACGGCGCGCGCGTCTCGCTGCTGGTGGGCGTGATATCCACCGGCGTGGCGCTGGTGTTCGGCATCCTGATCGGCTCGGTGGCCGGCTATTGCGGCGGGCGCATCGACGACGCGCTGATGCGCTTTACCGAGTTCTTCCAGACCATCCCGCAACTGGCGATGGCGGTGGTGATCGTGGCAATCTTCAATCCCACCATCTACTCGATCGTGGCCGCCATCTCGATGGTGTCCTGGCCGCCGGTGGCGCGTCTGGTGCGCGGCGAGTTCCTCACGCTCAAGCAGCGCGAGTTCGTGCAGGCTGCGGTGGTGATCGGGCAAAAGCCGCTGCGCATCATCCTCACGCAGATCCTGCCCAACGCCATGTCGCCCATCATCGTGTCGGCCTCCTTCATGGTGGCCACGGCAATCCTGACGGAATCCGCGTTGTCCTTCCTGGGCCTGGGCGACCGCAACATGATGAGCTGGGGCTTCATGATCGGCGCGGCCCGCACCATGATCCGCGAAGCGTGGTGGATGAGCGTGTGGCCCGGCGTGGCCATCCTGCTGACGGTGCTGTCCATCAATCTGATCGGCGAAGGCCTGAACGACGCCATGAACCCGCAACTGCGCCGCCGTGGCGAGTAACGACAAGGAAGACGCCACCATGCAAGCACAAGACAAGCTACCGCTGCTATCCGTGCGCGAGCTCACCATTGCGCTGCCCGCGGGCGGTGACCGTGCGCACGCTGTGAAGGAGGTCAGCTACGACCTGCACGCCGGCGAGATTCTCTGCATCGTCGGAGAATCCGGCTCGGGCAAGTCGATGAGCGCCAACGCCATCATGGGCCTGCTGCCGCCGTACCTGAAGCCGCAGGGCGGCCAGATCCTGTTCCAGGGCAAGGACTTGCTCACGCAGGATGAGCAGACCTTGCTGTCCATGCGCGGCAAGGCCATGGCCATGGTGTTCCAGGAGCCGCTGTCGGCGCTGAACCCCGTGATGACGGTGGGCGACCAGATCGCCGAGGTCATGCGCGTGCACGACGCCTACCCCGGCGAGGCGCGGACAAAGCGCGTGCTGGAACTGCTGGAGTTCGTCGGCCTGCCCGATCCGGCCACGCTGATCCATAGCTATCCGTTCCGCCTGTCCGGCGGGCAGCGCCAGCGCGTGGTGATCGCCATGGCGCTCGCGCTGGAGCCGGCGCTGCTGATCGCCGACGAGCCGACCACTGCCCTGGACGTGACCACGCAGGCCCAGATCCTGGCGCTGATCAGGCGCATCCAGGCGGACAAGGGCATGGGCGTGATGTTCGTCACGCACGATTTCGGCGTGGTGGCGGAAATCGCCGACCGCGTCGCGGTGATGGAGCGGGGCGTGCTGGTGGAGGTGGGCCCGGTGCAGCAGGTGCTCAACCATCCGCAGCATCCCTATACCCGCCGCCTGATCGGCGCCGTGCCGCACGGGCGCGCCAAGGCGCGCGACCAGCAGGCGGCCGAGACCGTGCTGGAAGTGCGCGACCTGCGCAAGACGTATTCCTCGGGCGGCGGCCTGTTCAGCAAGAAGCGCGTGGTCAACGCCGTGGACGGCGTGAGCTTCAGCGTGCGGCGCGGGCAGACGCTCGGCATCGTTGGCGAATCCGGCTCGGGCAAGTCCACCATCGGCAAATGCCTGCTGAAGCTGACCGACATCGACGGCGGCGAGCTGCTGTTCGACGGCCAGGACATCGCCCGGCTGACGGAGCGCCAGTTCCGCCCGCTGCGCAGCGATGTGCAGATGATCTTCCAGGACCCGTTCGCCTCGCTGAACCCGCGCCATACGGTGGGCCGCATCATCACCGATGGGCCAATCGCCAATGGCGCGGCGCTGGCGCAGGCCCAGGCGCGCGGGCGTGAGCTGCTGCAGCTGGTGGGCCTGGAGCCTTCCGCGTTCGACCGCTATCCCAACCAGTTCTCAGGGGGGCAGCGCCAGCGCATTGGCATTGCGCGCGCGCTCGCGCTGGATCCCAAGTTGCTGGTGGCCGATGAATCCGTCTCCGCGCTGGATGTCTCGGTGCAGGCGCAGGTATTGCAACTGCTGGCCGACCTGCAGAAGCGGCTGAACATCGGCCTGATCTTTATCACCCACGACCTGCGCGTGGCCGCACAGATCTGCCACCACGTGATCGTGATGCACAAAGGCCGCGTGGTGGAGTCCGGCCCGCCCGACCAGATCTTCGACGCGCCGCAGCATGCCTACACGCAGCGGCTGATTGCCGCGATTCCCGGCAAGGAGTGGGACCCGACCCTGATCCGCGCCGCGGCCTGACCCCGATAGCACAACCCCGACAGCACAACCGATATCAAGGATGGAGCAACAGATGAAGAATGCCGAACTGGTTCGCCGCAAGGATGCCGCCACGCCCCGTGGCGTTGGCGTGATGTGCAACTTCTTCGCCGAGCGTGCCGAGAATTCGGAGATCTGGGATGTGGAAGGCAAGCGCTATATCGACTTCGCCGCCGGCATCGCCGTGCTCAACACCGGCCACCGGCACCCGCGCCTGGTCGAAGCCATGCAACGCCAGCTTGAGCGCTTCACGCACACCGCCTACCAGATCGTGCCGTACGCCAGCTATATCGAGCTGGCCGAGCGAATCAACCAGCGCGCGCCCGGCCGCGGCGCCAAGAAGACGGCGTTCTTCACCACCGGCGCCGAGGCTGTGGAGAACGCCATCAAGATCGCCCGCGCCGCGACCGGCCGCCCGGGCGTGATCGCCTTCTCCGGCGGCTTCCACGGGCGCACCATGATGGGCATGGCGCTGACCGGCAAGGTAGTTCCGTACAAGGTGGGCTTTGGCCCGTTCCCCGGCGAGGTCTTCCACGCGCCGTACCCGTGCGCGCTGCACGGCGTGTCGGTGGAGGACGCGCTCAAGGCAATGGAGCACCTGTTCAAGGCCGACGTGGATCCCAAGCGCGTGGCCGCCATCATCTTCGAGCCGGTGCAGGGCGAGGGTGGTTTCAACGTGGCGCCGCCGGCCTTCGTCAAGGCGCTGCGCGCGATCTGCGACGAGCACGGCATCCTGCTGGTGGCCGATGAAGTGCAGACCGGCTTCGGCCGTACCGGCAAGCTCTTTGCCATGGAGCACTACGACGTGGCGCCCGACCTCACCACCATGGCCAAGAGCCTGGCCGGCGGCATGCCGCTGTCGGCGGTGTGTGGCCGCGCGGAGGTGATGGACGCCCCCGCGCCCGGCGGCCTGGGCGGCACCTACGCCGGCAACCCGCTGGCGGTGGCCTCGGCGCTGGCGGTGCTGGACGTGCTGGAAGGCGAGCAGTTGATCCCGCGTGGCGCGGCACTTGGCCAGCGCCTGGTCGCGCGGCTGGAGGCCCTGAAGGCGCGCGTGCCGCAGATCGCCGAGATCCGTGGCCTGGGCGCGATGGTGGCGGTGGAATTCCGCCGCGCCGACGGCGCGCCGGATGCGGAGTTCACGCGCGAGGTGCAGAACCGCGCGCTGGAGCAAGGCTTGCTGCTGCTGTCCTGCGGCGTGTACGGCAATGTGATCCGCTTCCTGTTCCCGCTGACGATTTCCGACGCGGTGATGAACGAAGGGCTGGATATCCTGGCCGATGTGCTGACGCGCTGAGCCGCGAAGC
Proteins encoded:
- a CDS encoding FAD-binding oxidoreductase, which encodes MASPAPQPAPSSALLRELATLLDAPGLQTGDAIETRFRKDWYAPLGAVPPLAVVRARNTQDVAAVLALCHRLRQPVVPQGGLTGLAGAATPEGGELVLSLERMRGVEEIDAQAGTMTVMAGTTLQAAQEAARAAGWLLAVDLGARGSCQIGGNIATNAGGNRVIRYGMMRDQVLGLEAVLADGTVVSSLNKMQKNNAGYDVRQLFIGSEGTLGVITRAVLRLAPLPSATQTALCALATYDDVVRLLRHAQRKLSGRLSAFEVMWADFYGLVTTRVPGVRAPLPAGHPFYVLLDLQGNDASQDAPVFESMLESAMEAGLIQDAAVASSHKEAQSFWQLRDAVAEFPVMWSPNAAYDVSLPIGRIGEFAETLRTRLLAVWPHAEPVNFGHVGDSNLHVSVYLPGATDLDFPEHEISDVMYGVVREFKGSVSAEHGIGFHKKPYLHCSRTPQELGLMRLIKRALDPHNILSPGRVFDLD
- a CDS encoding PLP-dependent aminotransferase family protein, with product MKETILSELLLQRLERPADGAADKNGAHMNRQLYEIIRQEILAGSLVAGSKLPASRLLAKEIGVSRNTVLYAFEQLLAEGYVTAASGSGTFVSQSFPDHSALHTVRVRSGTMPVLAAQQNQNRFALSRRGQHLVSHSGASDRQWGAFVSGVPDVSLFPHAVWARLLNKHWRAPKPELLTYAHNGGYLPLRRVMAEHLRLVRSVRCEPEQIILTTGIHQAIDLIARLLGDVGDKAWMEDPGYWGTRSLLNSAGIETIPVPVDSEGLAPDAATLQNPPRFIFATPSHQYPLGMVMSLSRRRMLLEYARQRGAWIVEDDYDSEFRFEGRPLASLQGLDEHDRVIYMGTFSKTLFPGLRMGFMVLPKPLAPHFATGLSELFREGQLVQQAVLADFIEQGHYATHIRRMRQRYAQRQGLLREAIATRLGADWPTSTHEAGLHMVIHLPPGADDLGISMAARTQGLSTRPLSRYFADPARATNQGLLLGYACVPDDEIAPAFHKLAEVIEPALEHLARTQAPRRAPAAGINREAWSGA
- a CDS encoding ArgE/DapE family deacylase, with product MQRPTATPSTPSTPATPALSTDAIAAAVRALEPYMVRTLSEFVAAPSPSGQEQPAVAFMEGALRELGLEPERIYLRSETLKDLPLFSPPCCPDGGRYNLLATHRPATKGGRSVLFNGHLDVVPTGPESMWRQSPYAPFVEDGWLFGRGAGDMKAGIICTLAAYKALKDLGVQPAGAVGFNAVLEEENTGNGALATVAALASAVGAGKLASFDTVVIPEPLGENLMSAQMGVFWMFVELTGRPAHAAYMTTGVNPVEAGIEVMADLRKLEAEWNLPENRPAVYRDHAHPINFNLGQIQGGEWNSSVPCTCTLGIRIGFFPTMSVTDAKARVQACVRGTLERLASNLTLDIRYEGFHAPGCEFDLDVPSMQALGEAHRKVNGEEVRREATTATTDARHFRLMLETPVTCYGPQARNIHGIDESVSIQSMVRVATTLAQFMHDWCGVEPVSA
- a CDS encoding ABC transporter substrate-binding protein, which gives rise to MKHLTQHLKKSFGKSLVSMALATAGLTLAPALLPAGSAVAQTVGGTLSGIVQPEPPILISAMNSQAPTQYVAGKIYQGLLTYGPDLKPRPELAKSWKVSPDGLTYTFELQSGVKWHDGKPFTSADVVFSIDKMLREVHVRTRAVLNKYMESIRAVNDSTVEIKLKEAFPPFISMFETGTMPMMPKHIYDGTDYRNNPANQKPVGTGPFMFKEWKKGAYIKLAKNPNYWKKGKPYLDELVFYVIPDSASRAVAFEKGDVQVLRGGDVDNVDVKRLRALPNVEYTTKGWELFSPMSNLLMNMRKPPFNNVKVREAVMHALNRKMIVDNIFFGMGKPAVSPFASATLFFDKTTPVYDFNLKKARELIKESGVNVGQYPVKILSSSYGANWDRLDEYMKQMLEQLGFKVSIESADAGTWSARVSNWDFDLTATYTYQYGDPALGVERLYVTKNIVKGTPFANVQGYSNPQADELWAKASVTMDPAERQKLYSQVQKILMTEVAAGNLFELEFPTLYRKNVKNLVTTAIGLNESFDNVSIEKN
- a CDS encoding ABC transporter permease; protein product: MNFLSFLLSRLWKALVVVLGVVIINFFLIRMAPGDPATVLAGEAGAGDAAFVGQLRQQFGLDQPVLTQLGIYLKGVARLDLGYSYRNHLPVLDLILDRLPATIVLMSGAFVFSIVLGVFLGVISARTRYENKRRWIDSAVMSAALLLYATPLFWLSLMAIILFSVVLGWLPAFGMETIGAGYTGLARIQDVALHMILPTISLGCFFMAVYVRLTRASMLEVMGMDFVKTARAKGVPAGRVIRVHVLRNALLPVITFAGIQLGQMAGGAVLTETVFSWPGIGRLMFDALLQRDYQLLLGIFFVTSALVVFFNLVTDIVYRFIDPRISVGGKGATA
- a CDS encoding ABC transporter permease, whose product is MKAFAQRYCRNYGAVIGLVVLLLVVAVALLAPVLYEESPWLMVGDPLVRPFADAAFPFGTDMLGRDITAGMLYGARVSLLVGVISTGVALVFGILIGSVAGYCGGRIDDALMRFTEFFQTIPQLAMAVVIVAIFNPTIYSIVAAISMVSWPPVARLVRGEFLTLKQREFVQAAVVIGQKPLRIILTQILPNAMSPIIVSASFMVATAILTESALSFLGLGDRNMMSWGFMIGAARTMIREAWWMSVWPGVAILLTVLSINLIGEGLNDAMNPQLRRRGE
- a CDS encoding ABC transporter ATP-binding protein, with product MQAQDKLPLLSVRELTIALPAGGDRAHAVKEVSYDLHAGEILCIVGESGSGKSMSANAIMGLLPPYLKPQGGQILFQGKDLLTQDEQTLLSMRGKAMAMVFQEPLSALNPVMTVGDQIAEVMRVHDAYPGEARTKRVLELLEFVGLPDPATLIHSYPFRLSGGQRQRVVIAMALALEPALLIADEPTTALDVTTQAQILALIRRIQADKGMGVMFVTHDFGVVAEIADRVAVMERGVLVEVGPVQQVLNHPQHPYTRRLIGAVPHGRAKARDQQAAETVLEVRDLRKTYSSGGGLFSKKRVVNAVDGVSFSVRRGQTLGIVGESGSGKSTIGKCLLKLTDIDGGELLFDGQDIARLTERQFRPLRSDVQMIFQDPFASLNPRHTVGRIITDGPIANGAALAQAQARGRELLQLVGLEPSAFDRYPNQFSGGQRQRIGIARALALDPKLLVADESVSALDVSVQAQVLQLLADLQKRLNIGLIFITHDLRVAAQICHHVIVMHKGRVVESGPPDQIFDAPQHAYTQRLIAAIPGKEWDPTLIRAAA
- a CDS encoding 4-aminobutyrate--2-oxoglutarate transaminase, with amino-acid sequence MKNAELVRRKDAATPRGVGVMCNFFAERAENSEIWDVEGKRYIDFAAGIAVLNTGHRHPRLVEAMQRQLERFTHTAYQIVPYASYIELAERINQRAPGRGAKKTAFFTTGAEAVENAIKIARAATGRPGVIAFSGGFHGRTMMGMALTGKVVPYKVGFGPFPGEVFHAPYPCALHGVSVEDALKAMEHLFKADVDPKRVAAIIFEPVQGEGGFNVAPPAFVKALRAICDEHGILLVADEVQTGFGRTGKLFAMEHYDVAPDLTTMAKSLAGGMPLSAVCGRAEVMDAPAPGGLGGTYAGNPLAVASALAVLDVLEGEQLIPRGAALGQRLVARLEALKARVPQIAEIRGLGAMVAVEFRRADGAPDAEFTREVQNRALEQGLLLLSCGVYGNVIRFLFPLTISDAVMNEGLDILADVLTR